Proteins encoded together in one bacterium HR11 window:
- the fabH gene encoding 3-oxoacyl-[acyl-carrier-protein] synthase 3, translated as MAERRTAIVGIGAYLPPKVLTNFDLEKMVDTSDEWIRTRTGIRERRIAPEGIYTSTMSVEASRRALQMAGLRPEQIDIIVCCTVTPDYPFPATAALIQKDLGAWNAFGFDMQAACAGFLYGLTVADQFIRTGAARYVLVVGVEMLSRVTDWQDRSTCVLFGDAAGAAVLAAVEGRGLLASRLYLDGSLWDLIYLPAGGTRLPASEKTVQERLHFIKMRGNEVFRVAVRYMGRAVREVLEDAGLTADQVDWLVPHQANHRITQALIDYLGLPPAKVYANIEYTGNTSAASIPVALAEMLEKGLLRPGQVVGLTALGAGIAYGAALLRW; from the coding sequence ATGGCTGAACGACGCACGGCCATCGTCGGCATCGGCGCGTACCTGCCGCCGAAGGTCCTGACGAACTTCGACCTCGAGAAGATGGTCGACACGTCCGACGAGTGGATCCGCACCCGTACGGGCATCCGGGAGCGCCGGATCGCCCCGGAGGGGATTTATACATCGACGATGTCCGTCGAGGCGTCCCGCCGAGCCCTCCAGATGGCCGGCTTGCGGCCGGAACAAATCGACATCATCGTCTGCTGTACCGTCACGCCGGACTACCCCTTTCCGGCGACGGCCGCCCTCATTCAAAAGGACCTGGGCGCCTGGAACGCCTTCGGGTTCGACATGCAGGCGGCCTGCGCCGGGTTCCTGTACGGACTCACCGTGGCCGACCAGTTCATCCGGACCGGGGCCGCCCGGTACGTCCTGGTCGTCGGCGTGGAGATGCTGTCCCGGGTCACGGACTGGCAGGACCGCTCGACGTGCGTCCTCTTTGGGGACGCCGCCGGGGCGGCCGTCCTGGCGGCCGTCGAGGGGCGGGGCCTGCTGGCCAGCCGGCTGTACCTGGACGGAAGCCTGTGGGACCTGATTTACCTGCCCGCGGGGGGCACGCGACTGCCGGCCAGCGAGAAGACGGTCCAGGAGCGTCTTCACTTCATCAAGATGCGGGGCAACGAGGTCTTTCGGGTCGCCGTCCGCTACATGGGTCGGGCCGTCCGGGAAGTCTTGGAAGACGCCGGCCTGACGGCCGACCAGGTCGACTGGCTCGTCCCCCATCAGGCGAATCACCGGATCACGCAGGCCCTCATCGACTACCTGGGCCTGCCGCCTGCAAAGGTATATGCCAATATCGAGTACACCGGGAACACGTCGGCCGCCTCGATTCCCGTGGCCCTGGCCGAGATGCTGGAGAAGGGCCTCCTCCGGCCGGGTCAGGTCGTCGGCCTGACGGCCCTCGGGGCGGGCATCGCGTACGGGGCCGCCTTGCTCCGGTGGTAA
- the rpmF gene encoding 50S ribosomal protein L32 produces MGVPKKRTSHARKGKRRSHYALRPPSLSVCPKCKSYKLPHRLCPNCGTYKGVQYIPLKVV; encoded by the coding sequence ATGGGCGTTCCTAAGAAACGTACGTCCCATGCCCGGAAGGGCAAGCGTCGGAGTCATTATGCCTTGCGCCCGCCCTCGCTGAGCGTATGCCCCAAGTGCAAGTCTTATAAGCTACCCCACCGGTTGTGCCCCAACTGCGGGACCTATAAGGGCGTGCAGTACATCCCCCTGAAGGTCGTGTAA
- the plsX gene encoding Phosphate acyltransferase, translating to MSTPVIALDAMGGDFAPRHEVRAAVEAARSWPVRILLIGHRDRLQPLLREYGGSGLPIEVVHAEEVIGMDENPLIAIRRKRQASIVVAAQLLKAGICQAVVSAGNTGAVMAAMKFIVGTLPGVERPALAVVLPTRTGYVVLIDAGANVHVRPFHLKQFAIMGATYAQLILKVSNPRVGVLSIGEEDIKGNALTRGLHEIMREAPVHFIGNVEGKDIFTGSADVIVCDGFIGNVVLKASESLAEMIGALLKEEIKKRPLAQLGYLLMKPAMHAFRRRVDYSEYGGAPLLGIQGLAIICHGRSSPKAIRNALRVAKEFTEARMAEAIQARIAADIQSAHAQEKRSHG from the coding sequence ATGTCTACGCCGGTCATCGCCTTAGATGCCATGGGGGGTGATTTTGCACCCCGGCATGAGGTCCGAGCGGCCGTCGAGGCGGCTCGAAGCTGGCCGGTCCGGATCCTCTTGATCGGCCACCGGGACCGGCTCCAGCCCCTGCTCCGGGAATACGGCGGGTCGGGCCTTCCCATCGAAGTCGTCCATGCCGAGGAAGTCATCGGGATGGACGAGAATCCGTTGATCGCCATTCGCCGGAAGCGGCAGGCCTCGATCGTCGTGGCCGCTCAATTATTGAAAGCGGGCATCTGCCAGGCCGTCGTCAGCGCCGGCAACACGGGCGCCGTCATGGCGGCCATGAAGTTCATCGTCGGGACCCTCCCCGGTGTCGAGCGGCCGGCCCTGGCCGTCGTCCTGCCGACCCGCACGGGGTACGTCGTCCTCATCGACGCCGGGGCGAACGTCCACGTCCGGCCCTTTCACCTCAAGCAGTTTGCCATCATGGGGGCCACGTATGCCCAGCTCATCCTGAAGGTCTCGAATCCCCGGGTCGGTGTCCTCAGCATTGGGGAGGAGGACATCAAGGGCAACGCCCTCACCCGAGGCCTGCACGAGATCATGCGGGAGGCGCCCGTTCACTTCATCGGGAATGTCGAGGGGAAGGACATCTTCACGGGCTCGGCGGACGTCATCGTGTGCGACGGCTTCATCGGTAACGTCGTCCTGAAGGCCTCCGAGAGCCTGGCCGAGATGATCGGGGCCCTCCTGAAGGAGGAGATCAAGAAGCGCCCCCTGGCTCAGCTCGGGTACCTCCTGATGAAGCCGGCGATGCACGCCTTCCGCCGCCGGGTCGATTACTCGGAATACGGCGGCGCACCCCTGTTGGGGATTCAGGGACTGGCCATCATCTGTCACGGCCGGTCCAGCCCCAAGGCCATCCGCAATGCCCTTCGCGTGGCCAAGGAGTTCACCGAGGCCCGGATGGCCGAAGCCATCCAGGCCCGCATCGCCGCCGACATCCAGTCGGCCCACGCCCAGGAGAAGCGGTCCCATGGCTGA
- the hpnP gene encoding Hopanoid C-2 methylase, translated as MRVLLINPKFPESFWSFQWAFEKVLSPKRTVNPPLGLATVAALCPPDWEVQIVDENVEPVPSEPRADIVGVCGMGVQYRRQRKLLTYYRSRGYYTVAGGSFASLCPERYADVADTVISGEAEYIWPEFCADYRQGRPRPSYRETGIVRLEDSPAPRFDLLPLDRYQTATLQFSRGCPYQCEFCDIIVMFGRKPRTKSPEQIGRELDLLRRAGVRNVFFVDDNLIGHKAKAKELLRYLIAYQQRHRYRFQFGTEASLNLAQDDEMLDLFRAAGFRWVFIGIESPDEASLKETRKYQNTGQDILASLRKIYSYGIEVYGGFIIGFDHDTERTFDLQYRFIRESGIQAAMIGLLTAVPRTPLYERLQREGRLRPYVDESDNTKLSTNVIPLRMDYRVMVEKYRELYIRLLEDREVAYRIRQKLRYMRRSVVGRPESPARQLLLLLRFLRHGVIPGGPRRWWHVLWSLPWTRPWMMPLAIQDWIMGLSMHDYVRRHFLAEESQATLLRCLQDWRDRIVTAARGWGIELLAHVDDEVKALQITLISLKTRRQVIRLSRHLRRFLKETPTTLVVKVPSAWFAESDRMAQLVRRLVRFGERVLFNPWPVPGAGDYRSPFP; from the coding sequence ATGAGAGTCTTGCTCATTAACCCCAAATTTCCCGAAAGCTTCTGGAGCTTCCAGTGGGCTTTCGAAAAGGTTCTGTCCCCCAAGAGGACCGTCAATCCACCCCTGGGTCTGGCGACGGTCGCCGCTCTGTGTCCGCCTGACTGGGAAGTGCAGATCGTGGATGAAAATGTCGAACCCGTTCCGTCGGAGCCCCGGGCCGACATCGTCGGTGTCTGTGGGATGGGCGTTCAGTACCGGCGTCAAAGAAAACTCCTTACATACTACCGGTCGCGGGGCTACTACACGGTCGCCGGCGGTAGCTTTGCCTCGTTGTGTCCAGAACGTTACGCGGACGTCGCAGATACCGTGATCAGCGGGGAAGCCGAATACATCTGGCCGGAATTTTGTGCAGACTACCGGCAAGGTCGTCCACGACCGTCATACCGGGAAACGGGCATCGTGCGGCTCGAGGATTCCCCGGCGCCCCGGTTTGACCTCTTGCCCCTGGACCGTTACCAGACGGCGACCCTGCAGTTTTCACGCGGCTGTCCCTACCAGTGTGAGTTCTGTGACATCATCGTCATGTTCGGCCGTAAGCCCCGAACTAAATCGCCCGAACAGATCGGGCGTGAGCTCGATCTGCTACGGCGGGCCGGGGTTCGCAACGTGTTTTTCGTCGATGACAACCTCATCGGGCACAAGGCCAAAGCCAAGGAACTCCTCCGCTATCTCATCGCCTACCAGCAACGCCACCGGTATCGATTCCAGTTCGGCACCGAGGCCTCCCTGAACCTGGCCCAGGACGATGAAATGCTGGACCTGTTTCGCGCCGCCGGTTTTCGGTGGGTCTTTATCGGTATCGAGTCTCCCGACGAGGCAAGCCTGAAGGAGACAAGAAAGTACCAGAACACCGGCCAGGACATTCTGGCATCCTTGCGGAAGATCTACTCGTACGGAATAGAAGTTTATGGTGGATTCATCATCGGTTTCGACCACGACACCGAACGGACCTTTGACCTCCAGTACCGGTTCATCCGTGAATCCGGCATCCAGGCCGCCATGATCGGTCTGCTCACCGCTGTACCTCGTACCCCGCTTTACGAGCGATTGCAACGCGAGGGCCGACTCCGGCCTTACGTCGATGAATCCGACAACACGAAGTTATCCACCAACGTCATTCCCCTACGGATGGACTACCGGGTCATGGTGGAAAAGTATAGAGAGCTGTATATCCGGCTTTTGGAGGACCGTGAGGTCGCCTACCGTATCCGGCAGAAACTCCGGTACATGCGTCGTTCCGTCGTCGGTCGTCCTGAGTCACCAGCCCGTCAGTTGCTTTTGCTACTACGGTTTCTCCGGCACGGGGTGATTCCTGGAGGACCGCGGCGATGGTGGCATGTCCTGTGGAGTCTCCCCTGGACGCGTCCCTGGATGATGCCCCTGGCCATTCAAGACTGGATCATGGGGCTTTCCATGCACGATTACGTCCGGCGGCATTTCCTGGCGGAAGAGTCCCAGGCGACTTTACTTAGATGTCTTCAGGACTGGCGGGATCGAATCGTGACGGCGGCGCGAGGATGGGGCATCGAACTGCTGGCGCATGTGGACGACGAAGTCAAAGCCCTGCAGATTACGCTCATTTCCCTGAAGACCCGCCGCCAGGTCATCCGGCTCAGTCGTCACCTACGGCGATTCCTGAAGGAGACGCCGACAACGCTGGTGGTCAAGGTCCCTTCGGCTTGGTTTGCGGAATCGGACCGGATGGCACAGCTCGTCCGGCGGCTGGTCCGCTTCGGTGAACGGGTCCTGTTTAACCCCTGGCCTGTGCCTGGGGCGGGAGACTATCGATCCCCGTTTCCGTGA
- the ispF gene encoding 2-C-methyl-D-erythritol 2,4-cyclodiphosphate synthase, whose protein sequence is MIVKVGFGHDSHAFETPPSGRPLVLGGVSIPEAPPLRGNSDSDVILHAIGRALDSITGARVMGPISDELCRQGVTDSRVYVQKALEFLPPGARITHVAVAVEGRTPVLEPWVEAIRSSVAGLLGIAPQAVGVTATSGDFLTAFGQGQGLQAWAVVTVVME, encoded by the coding sequence ATGATCGTCAAGGTCGGCTTCGGACATGACAGCCATGCCTTTGAGACGCCGCCTTCCGGTCGACCCCTGGTCCTGGGGGGCGTCTCTATCCCAGAGGCCCCGCCTCTTCGGGGGAACAGCGACTCGGACGTCATCCTGCACGCCATCGGACGGGCCCTCGACAGCATCACGGGCGCCCGTGTGATGGGGCCGATCAGCGACGAACTCTGCCGCCAGGGCGTCACCGACAGTCGGGTTTATGTCCAAAAGGCGTTGGAATTCCTGCCGCCGGGCGCCCGCATTACTCACGTGGCCGTCGCCGTCGAGGGCCGCACGCCCGTCCTGGAGCCGTGGGTCGAAGCCATCCGGTCCAGCGTCGCCGGCCTCTTGGGAATAGCCCCGCAGGCCGTCGGCGTCACGGCCACGTCGGGCGACTTTCTGACGGCCTTCGGCCAGGGGCAGGGCCTCCAGGCTTGGGCCGTCGTGACGGTCGTGATGGAATAG